In a genomic window of Trachemys scripta elegans isolate TJP31775 chromosome 12, CAS_Tse_1.0, whole genome shotgun sequence:
- the LOC117885802 gene encoding mast cell protease 1A-like — protein sequence MLLFLLPAAFLVRILPPGAQAGGIVGGQEAVPHSRPYMAFLKIKRCFEPMNTCGGFLIRDDVVVTAAHCRVKWSKGIVVLGAHNIRKKEPREPWSQKIRVRRWIRHPKYNKMTQNNDIMLLQLRKRAELNDWVQPIPLPHPWPEVPVGTRCNVSGWGWMQVNPPKSSDVLQDVVLEVMADEVCEHNLTKPYDAKSMLCAGDSRGKKATLKGDSGGPLVCDGVPQGIVSWGPSNGASPEVYARVSRFIRWIQTVMKQLTPPDAPGISSRT from the exons ATGCTGTtgttcctgctccctgcagcctttctTGTGCGAATCCTGCCCCCCGGGGCTCAGGCT GGGGGGATCGTTGGGGGACAGGAAGCTGTGCCCCACTCCAGACCCTACATGGCCTTTCTGAAGATAAAAAGATGCTTTGAACCCATGAATACCTGCGGGGGGTTCTTGATCCGGGACGACGTGGTGGTGACGGCGGCTCACTGTAGAGTGAAGTGGAG CAAAGGCATCGTGGTGCTGGGGGCCCACAACATTCGGAAGAAAGAACCAAGAGAACCATGGAGTCAGAAAATTAGAGTGAGGCGCTGGATCCGCCACCCGAAATATAACAAAATGACCCAAAACAATGACATCATGCTGCTGCAG CTGAGAAAgagggctgaactcaatgactgGGTGCagcccatccctctgccccacccctggccGGAGGTACCTGTGGGCACCAGGTGCAACGTGTCTGGGTGGGGCTGGATGCAAGTTAATCCCCCTAAGAGCTCGGACGTGCTGCAGGATGTGGTTCTGGAGGTGATGGCTGACGAGGTGTGTGAACACAATTTGACCAAACCATATGATGCTAAATCCATGCTCTGCGCAGGGGATTCCAGAGGCAAGAAAGCCACCCTGAAG GGTGATTCAGGGGGCCCCCTGGTGTGCGATGGGGTGCCCCAGGGCATCGTCTCATGGGGGCCGAGCAATGGGGCCTCTCCTGAAGTGTATGCAAGAGTCTCCCGGTTCATCCGCTGGATACAGACAGTGATGAAACAGCTGACGCCCCCGGATGCTCCTGGAATCTCGTCTCGAACCTGA